One Bos taurus isolate L1 Dominette 01449 registration number 42190680 breed Hereford chromosome 3, ARS-UCD2.0, whole genome shotgun sequence DNA window includes the following coding sequences:
- the CD1A gene encoding T-cell surface glycoprotein CD1a isoform 1 precursor (isoform 1 precursor is encoded by transcript variant 1; The RefSeq protein has 1 substitution compared to this genomic sequence), translated as MLFLQLPLLLALLVGGDNEQNKNSVPEGFQEPISFEVICVLSFHNSSWVQSLGSGWLGELQTHGWKSNSGTFIYLWPWSKGNFSNEELMELQNYLHTNFVRFVQAFYSHARKWQFEYPFEVQIAEGCELHAGEVPVGFMRIAYQGSDFLSFQNKSWVSSPEGGKRAQVLRRLFNLFRGAQEIIHKLLSDTCPRFLLGLLDAGKAYLQRQVRPEAWLSLGPSPGPGQLTLVCHISGFYPKPIWVMWMRGEQEQQGTQRSDVLPNADGTWYLRVSLDVEASEASGLSCRVRHSSLGGQDIILYRDHHSSMGWIALAVIVTLVLMAGLAFWLWKHWTHRESPSSVLPLE; from the exons ATGCTATTTCTGCAACTTCCATTGCTCCTGGCTCTCCTCGTGGGTGGAGACAATGAACAGAATAAGAATTCTGTTCCAGAag GCTTTCAGGAGCCCATTTCCTTCGAAGTCATCTGTGTCCTATCCTTTCACAACAGTTCTTGGGTGCAAAGTCTGGGCTCAGGCTGGTTGGGTGAGTTGCAGACTCATGGCTGGAAGAGCAACTCTGGCACTTTTATTTACCTGTGGCCTTGGTCCAAGGGCAACTTCAGCAATGAAGAGTTGATGGAACTGCAAAATTATTTGCACACGAACTTCGTTAGATTTGTTCAGGCATTTTACAGCCATGCCAGAAAATGGCAATTTGAAT ATCCCTTTGAGGTACAGATAGCAGAAGGCTGTGAGCTGCATGCTGGGGAAGTCCCAGTAGGCTTTATGCGGATTGCTTATCAAGGATCAGACTTCTTGAGCTTTCAGAACAAGTCATGGGTGTCCTCTCCAGAGGGTGGAAAGAGGGCTCAAGTCCTCAGAAGACTATTCAATTTGTTCCGAGGAGCCCAGGAAATAATACACAAGCTGCTCAGTGATACCTGCCCACGTTTCCTCTTGGGTCTTCTTGATGCCGGGAAGGCATATCTCCAGAGACCAG TACGACCAGAGGCCTGGCTCTCCCTTGGCCCCAGTCCTGGCCCTGGCCAACTGACTCTGGTTTGTCACATCTCTGGCTTCTACCCAAAGCCTATCTGGGTGATGTGGATGCGGGGTGAACAGGAGCAACAGGGCACTCAGAGAAGTGACGTCTTGCCTAACGCTGATGGGACATGGTATCTTCGGGTTTCCTTGGATGTGGAAGCCAGTGAGGCATCTGGCCTGAGTTGCCGGGTGAGGCACAGCAGTCTAGGAGGCCAGGACATCATCCTCTACCGGG ATCATCACAGCTCCATGGGCTGGATCGCCTTGGCAGTGATTGTGACCCTGGTGCTCATGGCAGGTCTTGCATTTTGGCTTTGGAAGCACTG GACACACCGTGAATCCCCAAGCTCTGTTCTCCCTTTGGAATGA
- the CD1A gene encoding T-cell surface glycoprotein CD1a isoform 2 precursor (isoform 2 precursor is encoded by transcript variant 2; The RefSeq protein has 1 substitution compared to this genomic sequence) has translation MLFLQLPLLLALLVGGDNEQNKNSVPEGFQEPISFEVICVLSFHNSSWVQSLGSGWLGELQTHGWKSNSGTFIYLWPWSKGNFSNEELMELQNYLHTNFVRFVQAFYSHARKWQFEYPFEVQIAEGCELHAGEVPVGFMRIAYQGSDFLSFQNKSWVSSPEGGKRAQVLRRLFNLFRGAQEIIHKLLSDTCPRFLLGLLDAGKAYLQRQDHHSSMGWIALAVIVTLVLMAGLAFWLWKHWTHRESPSSVLPLE, from the exons ATGCTATTTCTGCAACTTCCATTGCTCCTGGCTCTCCTCGTGGGTGGAGACAATGAACAGAATAAGAATTCTGTTCCAGAag GCTTTCAGGAGCCCATTTCCTTCGAAGTCATCTGTGTCCTATCCTTTCACAACAGTTCTTGGGTGCAAAGTCTGGGCTCAGGCTGGTTGGGTGAGTTGCAGACTCATGGCTGGAAGAGCAACTCTGGCACTTTTATTTACCTGTGGCCTTGGTCCAAGGGCAACTTCAGCAATGAAGAGTTGATGGAACTGCAAAATTATTTGCACACGAACTTCGTTAGATTTGTTCAGGCATTTTACAGCCATGCCAGAAAATGGCAATTTGAAT ATCCCTTTGAGGTACAGATAGCAGAAGGCTGTGAGCTGCATGCTGGGGAAGTCCCAGTAGGCTTTATGCGGATTGCTTATCAAGGATCAGACTTCTTGAGCTTTCAGAACAAGTCATGGGTGTCCTCTCCAGAGGGTGGAAAGAGGGCTCAAGTCCTCAGAAGACTATTCAATTTGTTCCGAGGAGCCCAGGAAATAATACACAAGCTGCTCAGTGATACCTGCCCACGTTTCCTCTTGGGTCTTCTTGATGCCGGGAAGGCATATCTCCAGAGACCAG ATCATCACAGCTCCATGGGCTGGATCGCCTTGGCAGTGATTGTGACCCTGGTGCTCATGGCAGGTCTTGCATTTTGGCTTTGGAAGCACTG GACACACCGTGAATCCCCAAGCTCTGTTCTCCCTTTGGAATGA